The Saccharopolyspora gloriosae genome has a segment encoding these proteins:
- the manD gene encoding D-mannonate dehydratase ManD has product MSRERITSAEVLITSPGRNFVALKITTADGVVGWGDATLNGRELAVAAYLRDHLAPLLIGRDPARIEDTWQYFYRGAYWRRGPVTMTSIGAVDLALWDIKGKTAGLPVYELLGGAVRDRVLSYTHATGWDLPELLDSVDAQRERGFRAVRAQSGVPGLDTVYGVHRGGTGYEPAGRGSAPHEEVWDTAAYLRHAPEVLAGVREHVGPELHLLHDSHHRLTPGEAARLGRALEPVDLFWLEDVTPAENQEVLRRVRGHTTTPLAIGEVFNTVWECQALITEQLIDFVRTCVTHAGGITHLRRIAALAELWQIKLGPHGPSDVSPVALGASLHVGLSTPNFAIQEYMGYGEQVHEVFPHAWHYADGHLHPGDAPGLGVTVDEDAAAKFPYEPAYLPVARRRDGSMTDW; this is encoded by the coding sequence ATGAGCCGGGAGCGCATCACGTCGGCCGAGGTGCTGATCACCAGCCCGGGTCGCAACTTCGTCGCGCTCAAGATCACCACAGCGGACGGCGTCGTCGGCTGGGGCGACGCGACCCTCAACGGCCGCGAACTCGCCGTCGCCGCCTACCTGCGCGATCACCTCGCGCCGCTGCTGATCGGCCGCGACCCGGCGCGCATCGAGGACACCTGGCAGTACTTCTACCGGGGCGCGTACTGGCGGCGCGGCCCGGTCACGATGACCTCGATCGGCGCCGTGGACCTGGCGCTGTGGGACATCAAGGGCAAGACCGCCGGACTGCCGGTGTACGAGTTGCTCGGCGGCGCGGTCCGCGACCGGGTGCTGAGCTACACGCACGCCACCGGGTGGGACCTGCCGGAGCTGCTGGACTCGGTGGACGCCCAGCGGGAGCGCGGTTTCCGCGCGGTGCGGGCGCAATCCGGCGTGCCGGGCCTGGACACCGTCTACGGCGTGCATCGCGGGGGCACCGGCTACGAACCGGCCGGCCGGGGCAGCGCGCCGCACGAGGAGGTGTGGGACACCGCCGCCTACCTGCGCCACGCGCCGGAGGTGCTGGCCGGGGTGCGCGAGCACGTCGGCCCGGAGCTGCACCTGCTGCACGACTCGCATCATCGGCTCACACCCGGCGAGGCGGCACGGCTGGGGCGAGCGCTGGAACCGGTGGACCTGTTCTGGCTGGAGGACGTGACTCCCGCCGAGAACCAGGAGGTGCTGCGCCGGGTGCGCGGGCACACCACGACTCCGCTGGCCATCGGCGAGGTCTTCAACACCGTGTGGGAGTGCCAGGCGCTGATCACCGAGCAGCTCATCGACTTCGTCCGCACCTGCGTCACGCACGCGGGAGGCATCACGCACCTGCGGCGGATCGCGGCGCTGGCCGAGTTGTGGCAGATCAAGCTCGGCCCGCACGGCCCGTCGGACGTATCGCCGGTGGCGCTGGGAGCATCGCTGCACGTGGGCCTGAGCACGCCGAACTTCGCGATCCAGGAGTACATGGGTTACGGCGAGCAGGTGCACGAAGTCTTCCCGCACGCCTGGCACTACGCCGATGGTCACCTGCATCCCGGAGACGCGCCCGGACTGGGCGTCACCGTGGACGAGGACGCGGCCGCGAAGTTCCCGTACGAACCCGCCTACCTGCC
- a CDS encoding substrate-binding domain-containing protein, with the protein MLGNQAETVAGGTAAAAGVVASGATAVIAHNDLVALGIVAGARTLGVHTPKDLSVVGFDDIPLAEVTHPALTSIAAPMDRAGAVSLELLGRAVAGARQLPRTLHLPTQLVVRGTTGPVREENA; encoded by the coding sequence GTGCTGGGAAACCAGGCGGAGACGGTAGCGGGCGGTACCGCGGCGGCGGCCGGAGTCGTCGCGAGCGGAGCGACCGCGGTGATCGCGCACAACGACCTGGTCGCGCTCGGCATCGTCGCCGGTGCGCGGACGCTCGGCGTGCACACCCCGAAGGATCTGAGCGTCGTCGGTTTCGACGACATCCCGCTCGCCGAAGTGACCCACCCGGCGCTGACGAGCATCGCGGCGCCGATGGACCGGGCGGGCGCGGTGAGCCTGGAGCTGCTGGGCCGCGCCGTCGCCGGTGCGCGGCAGCTGCCGCGCACGTTGCACCTGCCCACTCAGCTCGTGGTCCGCGGCACCACCGGGCCAGTCCGCGAGGAGAACGCATGA
- a CDS encoding LacI family DNA-binding transcriptional regulator, with amino-acid sequence MAATLTEVAKRAEVALSTASRAFGEPGRLGAETLRKVLAAAEELGYDPGRARRTESAPRGATVAVVVPDIANPVFGAFVKAAQGEGWRREQAVVLADTSFDRDRERDMIARLRDRADGIVVCSSRLDADELPVLCGRTPAVLVNREVTGIDCVLADATDGLRQTVDYLVALGHRHLAYVQGSARSWSNTHRLAIVTALAEQAGCASTCWETRRRR; translated from the coding sequence ACGTTGACCGAGGTGGCGAAGCGCGCGGAGGTCGCGCTGTCCACGGCGTCCCGTGCGTTCGGCGAACCGGGCAGGCTGGGCGCGGAGACCTTGCGCAAGGTGCTCGCCGCCGCCGAGGAGCTCGGGTACGACCCCGGCCGAGCCCGCCGCACCGAGTCCGCGCCGCGGGGCGCCACGGTCGCCGTGGTCGTGCCCGACATCGCCAACCCCGTGTTCGGTGCTTTCGTCAAAGCCGCCCAGGGCGAAGGCTGGCGCCGCGAGCAGGCCGTGGTGCTCGCCGACACGTCCTTCGACCGGGACCGCGAACGGGACATGATCGCGCGCCTGCGGGACCGGGCCGACGGCATCGTGGTGTGCTCGTCGCGATTGGACGCCGACGAGTTGCCCGTGCTGTGCGGGCGAACCCCGGCGGTGCTGGTGAATCGCGAGGTGACCGGCATCGACTGCGTCCTCGCCGACGCGACCGACGGGCTGCGCCAGACCGTGGACTACCTGGTCGCGCTCGGCCACCGCCACCTCGCCTACGTGCAGGGTTCGGCTCGTTCCTGGTCGAACACCCACCGGCTCGCCATCGTCACCGCGCTCGCCGAGCAGGCGGGGTGCGCCTCGACGTGCTGGGAAACCAGGCGGAGACGGTAG